The Oncorhynchus nerka isolate Pitt River linkage group LG24, Oner_Uvic_2.0, whole genome shotgun sequence genome has a window encoding:
- the LOC115107615 gene encoding ribonucleoside-diphosphate reductase subunit M2 yields the protein MLTTRSPLSKKNTNAITTQMDNISLVDKENTPPSLNTTRILASRTARKIFADDSEVKPQDVKKFNTEEPLLKENPRRFVIFPIKYHDIWQMYKKAEASFWTAEEVDLSKDTQHWDSLKDEERYFISHVLAFFAASDGIVNENLVERFTQEVQVTEARCFYGFQIAMENIHSEMYSLLIDTYIKDPKERDYLFNAIETLPCVKRKADWALNWIGNKNAEFGERVVAFAAVEGIFFSGSFAAIFWLKKRGLMPGLTFSNELISRDEGLHCDFACLMFKHLVHKPSKETVTKLIRNAVEIEQEFLTKALPVKLIGMNCDLMTQYIEFVADRLMLELGFDKIYRVENPFDFMENISLEGKTNFFEKRVGEYQRMGVMSGTTDNSFRLDADF from the exons ATGCTTACAACTCGCTCACCACTCTCTAAGAAAAACACCAATGCAATCACTACTCAAATGGACAACATTTCGCTGGTTGACAAAGAAAACACG CCTCCTAGCCTGAACACTACCCGGATTCTGGCCTCAAGAACCGCGCGCAAAATCTTTGCTGATGATTCTGAG GTTAAGCCCCAGGATGTCAAGAAATTCAACACAGAAGAGCCACTCCTGAAAGAAAATCCGCGCCGGTTCGTCATTTTCCCCATCAAGTACCATGACATCTGGCAGATGTACAAGAAGGCAGAAGCTTCATTCTGGACAGCTGAGGAG GTTGATCTTTCCAAAGACACTCAACACTGGGATTCTTTGAAGGACGAGGAGAGATACTTCATCTCTCATGTACTGGCTTTCTTTGCTGCTAGTGATGGCATTGTCAATGAGAACCTG GTGGAGCGATTTACACAGGAAGTCCAGGTGACTGAAGCAAGATGCTTCTATGGTTTCCAAATCGCCATGGAGAACATCCACTCTGAGATGTACAGCCTGCTCATTGACACCTACATCAAAGACCCTAAAGAGAG GGACTACCTCTTCAATGCCATTGAAACTCTCCCCTGTGTGAAGAGGAAGGCGGATTGGGCCCTGAACTGGATCGGTAACAAAAATGCTGAATTTG GTGAGCGTGTGGTTGCATTTGCTGCTGTTGAGGGGATCTTCTTCTCTGGGTCCTTTGCTGCCATTTTCTGGCTGAAGAAGAGGGGGCTCATGCCTGGCCTGACCTTTTCAAATGAGCTCATCAGCAGAGACGAG GGCCTCCACTGCGACTTTGCCTGCCTCATGTTCAAGCACCTGGTGCACAAGCCCTCAAAGGAGACAGTCACCAAGCTCATCAGGAACGCAGTAGAGATTGAGCAG GAGTTCCTGACGAAAGCCCTTCCAGTAAAGCTGATTGGTATGAACTGCGACCTGATGACCCAGTACATAGAGTTTGTGGCTGACAGGCTGATGCTGGAGCTGGGCTTTGACAAG ATCTACAGAGTGGAGAATCCTTTTGACTTCATGGAGAACATCTCATTGGAGGGCAAGACTAACTTCTTTGAGAAACGAGTAGGGGAGTACCAGAGAATGGGTGTGATGTCTGGCACCACAGACAACTCCTTCCGGCTGGATGCTGACTTCTAA